From a single Arachis hypogaea cultivar Tifrunner chromosome 3, arahy.Tifrunner.gnm2.J5K5, whole genome shotgun sequence genomic region:
- the LOC112789026 gene encoding delta(24)-sterol reductase, translating to MNREKNFALNVNENELFVHSLTRFKTPTQSTLTCSHFVAYSLFSCLRSKVMSDLEAPLRPKRKKVWVDYLVQFRWILVIFVVLPISFTIYFLIYLGDVRSEWKSYKTRQKEHDENVKKVIKRLKQRNPSKDGLVCTARKPWIAVGMRNVDYKRARHFEVDLSAFRNILEIDKERMIARVEPLVNMGQISRATVPMNLSLAVVAELDDLTVGGLINGYGIEGSSHLYGLFSDTVVAYEIVLADGRLVRATKNNEYSDLFYAIPWSQGTLGLLVAAEIRLIPVKEYMKLTYKPVVGNLQDIAQAYADSLAPRDGDQEKVPDFVETMVYSPTQAVCMTGKYASKEEAKKKGNKINSVGWWFKPWFYQHAETALKKGTFVEYIPTREYYHRHTRCLYWEGKLILPFADQFWFRFLFGWLMPPKVSLLKATQGEAIRNYYHDMHVIQDMLVPLYKVGNALEWVHREMEVYPIWLCPHKLYKLPVKTMVYPEPGFELHRRQGDTQTAQMYTDVGVYYAPGPVLRGEVFDGAEAVRKMEAWLIENHGFQPQYAVSELNEKNFWRMFDAGLYEHCRRKYGAVGTFMSVYYKSKKGRKTEKEVQEAEQAHLENAYAEVDQPTD from the exons atgaacaGGGAAAAAAATTTCGCCCTCAATGTCAATGAGAATGAGTTGTTCGTTCACTCCCTAACTCGCTTTAAAACCCCAACACAATCTACTCTCACTTGCTCACACTTCGTCGCCTATTCACTATTCAG ctGTTTACGCTCTAAAGTGATGTCTGATCTTGAGGCTCCGTTGCGTCCGAAGAGGAAGAAGGTTTGGGTGGACTATCTTGTTCAGTTTCGATGGATTCTTGTCATTTTCGTAGTCCTTCCCATTTCCTTCactatttattttcttatatacCTTGGGGATGTGAGATCTGAGTGGAAGTCATATAAGACGCGCCAGAAGGAGCACGATGAGAATGTAAAGAAGGTCATCAAACGTCTCAAGCAGAGGAATCCATCCAAGGATGGTCTCGTATGCACAGCTCGTAAACCATGGATTGCAGTTGGGATGCGAAATGTTGACTATAAGAGGGCTCGTCATTTTGAAGTTGATCTATCTGCTTTCAGAAACATTCTTGAAATCGACAAGGAGCGAATGATTGCAAGAGTGGAACCCCTAGTCAACATGGGCCAGATCTCGAGAGCAACCGTCCCAATGAATCTCTCTCTTGCAGTTGTTGCTGAGCTTGATGATCTCACTGTTGGTGGCcttattaatggttatggaattgAAGGAAGTTCCCATTTATATGGCCTGTTCTCTGACACTGTTGTGGCCTATGAAATTGTTTTGGCAGATGGAAGGCTTGTTAGAGCCACCAAAAATAATGAATACTCTGATCTGTTTTATGCTATTCCATGGTCTCAGGGAACACTTGGGCTTCTTGTTGCTGCCGAAATTAGGCTTATTCCTGTCAAGGAGTACATGAAACTAACTTACAAACCTGTTGTTGGTAACCTGCAAGACATTGCACAGGCATATGCCGATTCTTTAGCACCGAGAGATGGAGACCAGGAGAAGGTGCCAGATTTTGTTGAAACAATGGTTTATTCACCAACCCAAGCTGTCTGCATGACAGGGAAGTATGCTtcaaaagaagaggctaaaaaaAAGGGGAATAAGATCAACAGTGTAGGATGGTGGTTTAAACCCTGGTTCTATCAACATGCAGAGACGGCACTGAAGAAAGGAACATTTGTTGAGTACATTCCCACTAGGGAATATTACCACAGACATACGAGGTGTTTGTACTGGGAGGGAAAGCTTATCCTCCCATTTGCTGACCAATTTTGGTTTAGGTTTCTCTTTGGTTGGTTGATGCCACCCAAAGTGTCTTTACTCAAGGCAACTCAAGGTGAAGCTATAAGGAACTATTACCACGACATGCATGTCATTCAAGACATGCTTGTTCCTTTATACAAAGTTGGAAATGCATTAGAATGGGTTCACCGTGAAATGGAG GTCTACCCTATTTGGCTATGTCCACACAAACTGTACAAGTTGCCCGTGAAAACTATGGTTTATCCGGAACCAGGTTTTGAACTACACCGCAGGCAAGGAGATACACAAACTGCTCAAATGTACACAGACGTGGGAGTTTACTATGCACCAGGTCCTGTTTTGAGGGGTGAGGTATTTGATGGCGCCGAAGCTGTTCGCAAGATGGAGGCATGGTTGATCGAGAATCATGGTTTCCAGCCGCAATATGCTGTGTCCGAGCTGAACGAGAAGAACTTCTGGAGGATGTTTGATGCTGGTCTCTATGAGCATTGTAGGAGGAAGTATGGAGCTGTTGGAACCTTCATGAGTGTGTACTACAAATCAAAAAAGGGTCGGAAGACCGAAAAGGAAGTACAAGAAGCTGAGCAAGCACACCTTGAAAATGCTTATGCTGAAGTTGATCAACCAACAGACTga